DNA from Streptomyces sp. Edi4:
ACCGATGACCTGCGCAAGACCCTCACCGACCCCACCCCCCTCTACTTCCTCGCCGGGACGGCGGACCTCGCGGGGCAGCAGGCCAAGAAGGTTCCGGCCCTGATCGAGAAGATCCAGTCCGAGGCGCCCGAGCGCATCGAGGCCGTGCGCCGCACCGACCCCAAGGCCGTGCAGGAGAAGGCCGCCGCTCGCGTCAAGGAGGTCCAGGCCGCCGTCACCAACCGGGCCACCGGCCTCATCGGCGCCATCGACGGCGACTTCAAGAAGCTGGGTGAGAGCGCTCAGGACCTGGCGCTGCGCGGGGTCGGCGTCCTCGCCGAGTACGCCGTCAAGGCGCGCGAGGGCTACGACGCCGTCGCCGAGCACGGCCAGGAGGTCGTCAAGCAGTGGCGCGGCGAGGCCGCCGACGAGATCGTCGAGATCGCCGGCGCCGTCGAGCCCACGAGCGAGTCCCCGGCCAAGAGCGACACCTCCGCCGGCGCGGCCCCGGCCAAGGACGACGCCCCGGCCAAGGGCGACGCCCTGGGCGCGGACGACGTCACCGTCGCCGACCGGCTCGTGGCCCAGGGCGGCAATGCGCCCGCCGGTTTCGACACGACGCCCAGCGCCGACAAGCCCGTCGCCAAGAAGACCGCCCCGCGCAAGACCCCGGTGAAGAAGGCCGCTCCCAAGGTCGGGGAGTGACCTCAAAGTGAGCCTTGGAGTGCACTCGGAGTGATCTTCCCGCGATCCGGGGCATGATCCCTTCGCCCCACTCGGGCGGACGGCGGGCACGGGGCGGGCACCTTCGCGGCGTCCGCCCCGTTGTCCTAGTACCTTGGCCGCGGGCACCCGCCCGCGCTCACTCGGCTCAGCAAGCGGACTTCACGACCAGGACTTATTAGGCGGTGCACGGCATGTTGCTCACGGGATTCAGCTTTCTCCAGATGCTGGCCTATCTCGCGATGTTCGTCGTCGCCGTGGTCGCGCTGGTCTTCGCCGCCCTCGGCCGTGAGGACGCCTACCGCGCCGCCGACAAGCAGACCAAGCCGTTCTGGCTGATCATCCTCGGCCTCACGGTCCTGGTGAACCTGTTCGTGCCGTATCTGTTCCTCCAGCTCGCGGGTCTGGTCGCCTCGATCGTGTTCATGGTCGACGTACGTCCCGCGATCCGGCAGATCTCCGGCGGCGGCCGGGGCGGCCGGCGCGGCGGCGGCTCCAGCAGTGACGGGCCGTACGGTCCCTACAACGGCCGGCGTTGACACCGGGCCGGCCGACGGTGCGCCGAGTGCGCCCCCGGTTTCCCGGTCCAGCCTGATCCGAAGGCGGGACCCTAGGGCCGCTTGCGTTCCAGGAGCAGTAGCGCCACGTCGTCCGTCAGTTCGCCGCCGTTGAGTTCGCGGGCCCGGGTCACCGCCGCTTCGAGCAGCGCCTCGCCCCGAAGCCCGGACGCCAGCTGAGCGTTGATCATCTCCAGCATGCCGTCCTGCCCGAGCCGCTGGCTGCCGTCGCCGGTGCGGCCCTCGATCAGGCCGTCGGTGTACATCAACAGGCCCCACTCCCGGCCGAGTTCGACCTGGCGGCGCGGCCAGCGTGCGCGCGGTAGCAGGCCGAGCGCGGGGCCGCCGTTCTCGTACGGGAGCAGCTGCGCACGGCCGCCGAGGACGATCAGCGGTGAGGGGTGGCCGGCCAGGCAGAGGCCGGCGCTGCGGCCGTCGGGCGAGATGTCGACCGTGCACAGCGTCGCGAAGATCTCCTCGCTGTCGCGCTCGTGCTCAAGTACCTGTTGCAGGGTGGAAAGGAGTTCGTCGCCGCACAGGCCCGCGAGGGTCAACGCCCGCCAGGCGATGCGCAGTTCGACCCCGAGCGCCGCCTCGTCCGGGCCGTGCCCGCAGACGTCGCCGATCATCGCGTGGACGGTGCCGTCGGGCGTACGCACCGTGTCGTAGAAGTCGCCGCCGAGCAGCGCGCGGGAGCGGCCGGGGCGGTAGCGGGCCGCGAAGCGCAGGTCCGAGCCCTGGAGCAGCGGGGTGGGCAGGAGGCCGCGCTCGAGGCGGGCGTTCTCCTGCGCGCGCAGCCGGGACTCCGCCAGCTTGTACTGCGCCGTGTCCGCGCGCTTGCGCTCCACCGCGTACCGGATGGCGCGGCTGAGCAGCCTGCCGTCCAGCTCGTCGCGGAAGAGGTAGTCCTGCGCGCCCACCCGGACCGCCTCCGCCGCGCGCTCCGCGTGCGTGGACGGCGTCAGGGCGAGGACGGCGTGGCGCGGGGCCAGGAGCAGCACGTGGCGCAGGGCCGCGAGCTCGTCGTCGGGGTCGCGGCCGGGCAGCGCGAGGTCGAGCAGGATGCAGTGGACGTCGTCGGTGAGCAGCCGCTCGGCCTCGGTGAGGTTGCGGGCGGTACGGATGCGGACCCGGGTGCCGGCCTCGTCGAGGAGTTCGTCGACGGTGAACGTGCCGGCCGGGTCGTCCTCGATGACCAGCAGGTTGAGCGGGCCGTCGGCGCCGCCCGGCTGGGCCTCCGGGGCGGCTCGCTGGTGCGGTACGGGTACGTGCTGGGATGCGGGCATCGTCGGTTCCGGATTCCTTCCCTCCCCCGAGGGCGCGGCGGAGCGCCGGTCAGCGCCCCACCAGCCGGGACCCTAGCGTCATCACCCGCGCGGCGGAATGCCGATGGGTGGTTCATCACGGTGATCCGGCTGGCATATGCCACATGCCTGATTTGTCGGAGCCCCAGGAAGTTGCGCGGTGCCCGTACCGCCGGTAGGGGCCGGGCCCCGGCGGACGTCCGCGCCTGCCCTCCCGGACCCGCCCGCGTTGCCCGCCCGGACGCGGACCCACCCGGGCTGCCCGAGCGGGGCCGCCGGAGCGGGGCGCCCCCTACTAGCCCGGCCGCACCACCCCCAGGATCGGCATCGAACCCGCTCCCGTGATCGTCACCGTCCGGCCGGGACGCGGGGCGTGCACGATCGCGCCGTTCCCGATGTACATGCCCACGTGGGTGGCGTCGGCGAAATAGATGACCAGGTCGCCGGGGCGCATGTCCTTGATGGCCACGTGGGGCAGCTGGGCCCACTGCTCCTGTGAGGTGCGCGGAATGGGGTGGCCGGCGGCGAGCCAGGCCTGGGAGGTCAGCCCCGAGCAGTCGAAGGTGTCGGGCCCGGCCGCGCCCCACACGTACCGCTTGCCGATCTGGTCGGTGGCGAACTTCACGGCCTTCGTGCCCTGCTCGCTCGCCCCCGTGCCGGCGTCCTTCAGGACGCCCGTGTTCAGCCAGGCCGTCTGCGCGTCGGACGCCTTCTTCGCCTCAAGGTCGGCCAGGCGCCGGCGCTCCTGCTCCTTCATGTCGGCCTGGATCTTCTCGGCCGCCGCGATCTTCTCCGTTATGTCCTTCTTCGCGGCTTCCTTCTTGACCCGGTTGGCCTCCAGGTCCTTCCACTGGGCCGTGGCGTCCTTGCTGTACGCCGCCAAGTCGTCCTGTGTCCTGGTGAGTTCGGACAACAGGCCCTGGGCGGCCTGTTCGCCCTGGCGCAGGGAACCGGCGGCGTCGAGGAAGGTGTCGGGGTTGCCGCTGAGCATCAGCTGTGCGCCCGGCGGCAGGCCGCCGTTGCGGTACTGCATCCGCGCGGTGGCGCCCGCCTGGTCCTTGAGGGCCTTGATCTTCTCCTGGCCCTTCACGATCTCCTGAGCCAGCTTGACGATCCGCGCGGACTGCTGCGCGGTCTGCTCCACGGCCAGGTTGTACGCGTCGGTGGCCGCGGCCGCCTGCCGGTACAGGTCGTCTATCTGCCGGCTGACCTCCTCCAGCGCCCCGGGCGCCGACGCCGCGCCGGACGCGGTGGCCGACGGTGTCGGCTTCGGGTCGGCGAACGCCGTCCCCGGTGCGGCCCACGCGGTCATGGCGCACACCAAGGCGATCGCGGCTGCCAAACGGCGCTGCTTCGGCACTGAGAACTCCCCCTTGAGACCACCCGGTTCCCCCACCGGACCCCTGAACCTGATTAACCGTCAGTAACATATCGCCGACGTGCGCGATGCTGCCACGCCCCGTCGCAAAACGACAGAGGCGCAAGGGCAGGGAAGGAACCCACTCGCTGCCCGCACCCCGCGCCCTCACCCGTCCTACGAACGCCGCGCGCCACGCGTTCCGCCGGCCACGGGAGTTCACCCGTACGACGTCATCGACAGGCAGACCGGCAGGCAGGCCGGCCCCGGCGGGCGGGCAGACCGGCAGACACGTCGGCCCCGGCGGGCGGGCAGACCGGCAGGCAGCCGCACCCCGGCGGACAACCCCGCGCGGCCTCAACGGGGCGCGAGCGCCGCCCAGTCCACGGTCACCTCGCCCTGCCGCCAGCGCCGTACGCCGTCCACGACCGGCCAGTCGGCCGACAGATCCCGTACGGACGTGATCCACCGCTGGCGCGCGCCCAGCGCGGCGTACGGCGCGGCCGCCGCCCACGCCCGGTCGAAGTCGCGCAGGAACGCGTGCACCGGCTCACCCGGCACATTGCGGTGGATCAGCGCCTTCGGCAGGCGTTCGGCCAGGTCGGAGGGGCGCACCAGGGAGCCGAGCCGGGTCGCGAAGGTCACCGTGCGCGGGCCGGAGCGGTCGAGCGCGACCCAGACGTGACGGCGTCCGATCTCGTCGCAGGTGCCCTCCACGAGCAGCCCGCCGGGCGCGAGCCGCGCGCACAGCCGGGCCCATACGGCGGCCACTTCCCCCTCGTCGTACTGACGCAGCACGTTCGCCGCGCGGATCAGAGCCGGCGGTTCGGCGAGCGGCACCTCGAAGCCGCCGTGGCGGAAGGTGAGGCCTTCGCGCTCGTACGGCTCGGCGGCGGCGACCCGCGCGGGCTCGATCTCGATGCCGACCACCGACACGGCGGGCGCGGCCACGCGCAGCCGCTGGAGCAGTT
Protein-coding regions in this window:
- a CDS encoding NlpC/P60 family protein, yielding MTAWAAPGTAFADPKPTPSATASGAASAPGALEEVSRQIDDLYRQAAAATDAYNLAVEQTAQQSARIVKLAQEIVKGQEKIKALKDQAGATARMQYRNGGLPPGAQLMLSGNPDTFLDAAGSLRQGEQAAQGLLSELTRTQDDLAAYSKDATAQWKDLEANRVKKEAAKKDITEKIAAAEKIQADMKEQERRRLADLEAKKASDAQTAWLNTGVLKDAGTGASEQGTKAVKFATDQIGKRYVWGAAGPDTFDCSGLTSQAWLAAGHPIPRTSQEQWAQLPHVAIKDMRPGDLVIYFADATHVGMYIGNGAIVHAPRPGRTVTITGAGSMPILGVVRPG
- a CDS encoding DUF2516 family protein, encoding MLLTGFSFLQMLAYLAMFVVAVVALVFAALGREDAYRAADKQTKPFWLIILGLTVLVNLFVPYLFLQLAGLVASIVFMVDVRPAIRQISGGGRGGRRGGGSSSDGPYGPYNGRR
- a CDS encoding SpoIIE family protein phosphatase, whose product is MPASQHVPVPHQRAAPEAQPGGADGPLNLLVIEDDPAGTFTVDELLDEAGTRVRIRTARNLTEAERLLTDDVHCILLDLALPGRDPDDELAALRHVLLLAPRHAVLALTPSTHAERAAEAVRVGAQDYLFRDELDGRLLSRAIRYAVERKRADTAQYKLAESRLRAQENARLERGLLPTPLLQGSDLRFAARYRPGRSRALLGGDFYDTVRTPDGTVHAMIGDVCGHGPDEAALGVELRIAWRALTLAGLCGDELLSTLQQVLEHERDSEEIFATLCTVDISPDGRSAGLCLAGHPSPLIVLGGRAQLLPYENGGPALGLLPRARWPRRQVELGREWGLLMYTDGLIEGRTGDGSQRLGQDGMLEMINAQLASGLRGEALLEAAVTRARELNGGELTDDVALLLLERKRP
- a CDS encoding class I SAM-dependent methyltransferase, which encodes MAPPAPPAKRPVGTVTRGTTNPNRLRRMDRWIADAHGAALRRADAPVAVDLGYGAAPWTALELLQRLRVAAPAVSVVGIEIEPARVAAAEPYEREGLTFRHGGFEVPLAEPPALIRAANVLRQYDEGEVAAVWARLCARLAPGGLLVEGTCDEIGRRHVWVALDRSGPRTVTFATRLGSLVRPSDLAERLPKALIHRNVPGEPVHAFLRDFDRAWAAAAPYAALGARQRWITSVRDLSADWPVVDGVRRWRQGEVTVDWAALAPR